The Carassius carassius chromosome 2, fCarCar2.1, whole genome shotgun sequence genome has a segment encoding these proteins:
- the LOC132099696 gene encoding serine/threonine-protein kinase Nek4-like, whose protein sequence is MAQYHRLSDASASDHSTSVSPGVIKKLKEQGYTIEKELNRGASGMAFLVKDTEGDPYVIKQMNSRDEEELDAVRKEVEILKNLSFGYIVTYVNSFEDDDAGRIYIVMEYCEGGDLSKVMETHQGERFFEEQQILDWLVQICLALRYLHEKKILHRDIKPQNIFLTEDGYINLGDFGCSKVLERADEYVNSVVGAKLYVSPEVYQRRYNSKSDIWSLGWVLHDLCMLDVWADGMQRHVIHAVSMTGNPPHISERYSVELRELIRQMLNRDPRERPSVEEILAKPFLEDAVERNSRTPQALIQSFIKSVNSYDKAYNQHYKDLEALVSEWGKITDSMESAHYSATAGSLSGSVIGAAGGITALVGLILAPFTLGASLIVTGVGVGVGVAGGVTGAASTITNTVQQKSFRESLEQIQQKYKTVSEPILTPLNTLRKVLKKITKFRFFFGTSTFDNVKISCNLDRRSMFCATQLMNLGLLANVSRIATQTARVGRVVAEAVSGVLSGLLVILDVTFIVLDSVDIHQMRQGKVDDPEKVRSSVLKSIAEMRRTHNELCNVLKEMQKTREELKDYIELAKDVREIDNDLNSLTI, encoded by the exons ATGGCTCAGTATCACAGGCTCTCAGACGCCAGTGCCTCAGATCACAGCACGAGCGTTTCTCCTGGAGTGATCA AAAAGCTAAAAGAACAAGGATACACCATAGAGAAGGAACTTAACCGAGGGGCTTCAGGAATGGCGTTTCTGGTGAAAGACACAGAAGGAGACCCTTATGTGATCAAACAGATGAATTCCAGAGAT GAGGAGGAGCTGGATGCAGTCAGAAAGGAAGTTGAAATCCTGAAAAATCTCAGCTTTGGATATATTGTTACTTATGTGAATtcatttgaag atgatgaTGCGGGACGCATTTATATTGTGATGGAGTACTGTGAAGGAGGAGATCTTTCAAAAGTCATGGAAACACATCAAGGAGAACGTTTTTTTGAAGAACAACAG ATTCTTGACTGGCTTGTTCAGATTTGTCTGGCTCTGCGTTATCTCCATGAGAAGAAAATTCTTCACAGAGATATTAAACCTCAG AATATCTTCCTGACTGAAGATGGTTACATCAATCTGGGAGATTTTGGATGCTCAAAAGTATTGGAaag AGCTGATGAATATGTTAATTCAGTTGTGGGTGCAAAGCTCTATGTCAGCCCAGAAGTTTACCAGAGGAGATACAATTCCAAGAG TGACATATGGTCATTGGGATGGGTGCTCCATGATCTCTGCATGCTTGATGTATGG GCAGATGGCATGCAGCGTCACGTAATTCATGCAGTCAGCATGACAGGAAACCCCCCTCATATCTCAGAGAGATACTCAGTAGAACTGAGAGAATTAATCAGACAAATGCTCAACCGTGACCCTAGAGAAAGGCCTTCAGTTGAAGAGATTCTAGCAAAACCATTCCTGGAAGATGCAGTGGAGAGAAACAGCAGAACTCCACAGGCACTGATTCAGAGTTTCATTAAGTCTGTCAACAGCTATGATAAGGCCTACAACCAGCACTATAAAGACCTTGAAGCCTTAGTTAGTGAGTGGGGAAAAATAACAGATTCGATGGAGTCTGCACATTACAGCGCCACAGCCGGTAGTCTGTCAGGTTCAGTGATTGGAGCAGCTGGAGGAATCACTGCATTAGTTGGTTTAATTTTGGCACCGTTCACTCTCGGTGCATCTCTGATTGTTACTGGTGTCGGTGTTGGAGTTGGAGTTGCAGGTGGAGTAACAGGTGCTGCATCCACCATTACTAATACTgtacaacaaaaatcattcagagAGAGCCTTGAACAAATTCAACAAAAGTATAAAACTGTAAGCGAACCAATTCTCACACCGCTGAATACACTGAGAAAGGTACTGAAAAAAATCACgaaattccgttttttttttggcacatcaACTTTTGACAATGTAAAAATATCATGCAATTTAGACAGAAGAAGTATGTTCTGTGCCACACAACTCATGAATTTAGGTCTGCTGGCAAATGTTAGCAGAATAGCTACTCAGACTGCAAGAGTAGGACGAGTAGTAGCAGAAGCAGTCTCAGGTGTGTTAAGTGGACTACTAGTCATACTTGATGTCACCTTCATAGTGCTGGATTCTGTAGACATACACCAGATGAGACAGGGAAAAGTAGATGATCCAGAAAAGGTCAGATCCAGTGTTCTCAAATCCATTGCAGAGATGAGGAGAACACACAATGAGCTTTGCAATGTCCTGAAGGAAATGCAGAAAACAAGAGAGGAACTAAAAGACTACATAGAATTGGCCAAGGATGTCAGGGAAATAGACAATGATTTAAATAGTTTAACCATATAG
- the LOC132099713 gene encoding uncharacterized protein LOC132099713, with amino-acid sequence MDFFMFVLYTICTIKDHQILRKLINCFLQIRLVFCEEDIHCPITMDSRQPILPPNKPTLIHEGSPKRYRLFTVKKMLDDSGKVRKWTYGMKDSSKPNKIVLLVGETGAGKTTLINSMVNYLLKVKFENEIWFEITEEEARDQSESQTSEITMYEVFHVKSPISLTIIDTPGYGDTRGLDKDLEVAENLATLFQSNDGVREVDAVCFVIQASKNRLSDRQHYIFSSVLSLFGKDIVNNIVFLITHSDCLPPKNVIGAINKARIPCRRDKSGQPVHFLFNNRQADARQNERRYVRAQRDAWEDSVEDMKNFFQSLHEKNRRSLALTSDVLTQRIQFEASICNLQLRIQEMELKKAEKLQIQEAMVQNKEKIDECTNFTINFKKTVKLKVPIESASWKNRKATTCTVCEENCHEFDCWWASDPSKCEVMKKGYCTVCTGKCHHSKHVKEDKKYIIKNSTIKIEFDRWIKDYEKAEEESRKFSVIMDRLDRDLQDIEDQKSILLFNAYRTIKNLSEIALKPDSAFTLQHLDFFIPRVREAGKEDWVRELEEMRRKAVEEEANKDTLSYLQAGLAKLDIFFSDK; translated from the exons atggatttttttatgtttgttttatatactaTATGTACAATTAAAGACCATCAAATTCTGAGGAAACTAATTAATTGTTTTCTTCAAATCAGACTGGTCTTCTGTGAAGAGGACATACACTGTCCAATCACCATGGATTCCAG ACAGCcgattcttccaccaaacaaacCAACTCTGATTCATGAAGGTTCTCCAAAACGATACCGTCTGTTTACAGTGAAAAAAATGCTTGATGACAGTGGAAAAGTCAGAAAATGGACTTATGGGATGAAAGACAGTAGCAAACCAAACAAAATTGTTTTGCTGGTGGGAGAAACAGGCGCTGGTAAGACAACCCTCATCAACAGCATGGTCAACTACTTACTCAAAGTGAAGTTTGAGAATGAAATATGGTTTGAAATAACTGAAGAAGAAGCCAGAGATCAATCAGAATCACAAACCTCTGAAATCACCATGTATGAGGTCTTTCATGTAAAAAGTCCCATATCTCTCACCATCATTGATACTCCAGGCTACGGAGACACTAGAGGACTGGACAAAGATCTGGAAGTTGCTGAAAATTTAGCAACTCTGTTTCAAAGCAATGATGGAGTTCGTGAAGTCGATGCTGTGTGTTTTGTGATCCAAGCATCTAAAAATCGTCTCTCAGACAGACAGCATTACATTTTCAGTTCAGTTCTTTCTTTGTTTGGTAAAGACATTGTGAACAACATTGTGTTCCTAATCACACACTCTGATTGTCTACCACCCAAAAACGTCATTGGTGCCATTAATAAAGCTAGAATTCCCTGCAGACGAGACAAAAGTGGCCAACCTGTTCATTTCTTATTCAACAACCGGCAGGCTGATGCACGTCAAAATGAGAGACGTTATGTTCGTGCTCAAAGAGACGCCTGGGAAGACAGTGTGGAAGACATGAAGAATTTTTTTCAGTCTCTGCATGAAAAGAACAGAAGAAGTTTAGCGTTGACTTCAGATGTACTGACGCAGCGAATTCAGTTTGAAGCATCTATCTGCAACTTACAGCTGCGAATTCAAGAGATGGAGCTGAAAAAGGCTGAAAAACTTCAGATTCAGGAGGCAATGGTGCAAAACAAGGAAAAGATTGATGAGTGTACAAACTTTACAATTAACTTCAAAAAGACTGTGAAACTTAAGGTGCCCATCGAGAGCGCATCATGGAAGAACAGGAAGGCGACAACCTGCACCGTCTGTGAAGAAAACTGTCATGAGTTTGACTgctggtgggcttctgatcccaGCAAATGTGAAGTCATGAAAAAAGGCTACTGCACCGTGTGCACAGGGAAGTGTCATCACAGCAAACACGTCAAAGAAGACAAGAAATACATCATCAAAAACTCCACCATAAAGATAGAATTTGACAGATGGATAAAAGATTATGAAAAAGCTGAAGAAGAGTCCAGAAAGTTTTCAGTTATAATGGATAGACTTGACCGAGATCTGCAGGATATTGAGGACCAAAAGTCAATTCTTCTGTTCAATGCTTACAGGACCATCAAGAATCTGTCTGAGATCGCATTGAAACCAGACTCTGCCTTCACTCTTCAGCATCTGGACTTCTTCATCCCCAGAGTGAGGGAGGCTGGGAAAGAAGACTGGGTGAGAGAGTTGGAGGAAATGAGGAGAAAAGCTGTAGAAGAGGAAGCAAATAAAGACACTTTGAGTTATCTTCAGGCAGGTCTGGCAAAACTAGATATTTTTTTTAGCGATAAATGA